AAAACCTGAATGTTTGGTTGCTCCATCACACGCTTGGACAAAGCGCGGACGATCTCTGCCCCAGTGGCATCTCCGTTCGCATGCAAAATACGCCGCTTGCTATGCGCGCCTTCCTGTGTCAGCTCGTACTGCCCTTGTTCATCGCGGTCAAATTCCGTTCCATATGCAATCAGTTCATGCAAGCGATCAGGGCCTTCATGCACCAGGACCTCCACAGCGTTATACGAGCAAAGACCTGCTCCAGCGATTAACGTATCCTGTCGATGAAGGGCAGGAGAATCTGATTGGGCGGTTACAGCTGCGATTCCTCCCTGAGCCCAGCGTGTGTTACTATCATCGAGTCCCTTCTTGCTGATCAACACCACATCCGCAAACTCACTCGTTTGCAACGCCGTATACAACCCAGCAATTCCTGCTCCAATAACAGCTACATCTGCCCTCATCCGAGGTAAGGTGTGCAAATCAAAGTCCACAATATAACGGGGAATCATGACTGTGTCCCTTCTCTCTTGTAACTGATGATTTTCCACCCATTATAGCAAATACAAGCTTGAAGGAGATGCAAAAAAAGAGCATCCGCAAAAGCGAACACTCCCCTCTATCTGATTAATTCGAATGCATCACACATTCCTTACACGTGCCATATACCTCGAACTTATGCCCCGTCACCTGAAACTCATCCGGTACTGCGGAAATGATATTCATCGGACATCCTGGCAAAGATGAAGTCTTTCCACATTCCGTACAAATCACATGGTGGTGATGGTGCCCATCTGTCGAACAGGCTAAGCGGAATCTGCCTTCCCCGTCCAGCTCCGTCTCTTCCAGAATCCCCAGCTCAACAAAAGTGGAAATGTTGCGATAGACGGTATCGAAGCTGAGTGTTGGATACTGCTCCTTGATTCTTTCCATAATATCTTTGGCAGACAGGTATCGCTTCTCGGCCGCGCAGATTCGAATCATCTCCTCCCGCTTGCCGGTATACTTGAAACCATGTTCTTTCAATATTTGCAGCGCTTCTTCTACTTTCATCGACAAACACTCCTTCCTTTTGTCATATCCGGAAAACTCTTATCGGAAAGCGACCCGCAGCTTTTTTACACCCAATACAACCAGCATAACCAGTACTGCCATCAGTACAATTGTACCACCAGATGCCCAATCAAGGAGATAGGCAAAATACAAACCGCTCAGCACGGAAAACTCCGCAAACACAATCGACAAGAAAATCGTTTGACGAAAGCTTTTTGCGATTTGCAGACTAGCCGCTACCGGAAGCGTAATCAGCGCCGAGATTAACAGGACACCGACTATACGCATGGAAGCCGCAATCGTCAGAGCGACGAGCACCATAAACCACAGGTTGATTGAACGCCTTGCCACGCCAGAGACGCGAGCGAATTCTTCGTCAAAGGAGACTGCGAAAAGCTCCTTGTAAATCAACAAAACTGTTCCTAAAACAACAACTGCCACACCAATCAACGCATACAGATCTTCGATGGACACCGTCACGATTTTTCCGAACAAGTACGAATACAAATCGGCATTAAAACCGTCTGCGATACTGATCAATACCGTAAACAGCCCAAGTCCCGCCGACAAAATAATCGGAATCGCCAAATCCTGGTACGCTTTGTACACCTTACGCAATCGCTCGATGAACAACGAACCCATCACCGCAAACAGCATCCCGAAAAACAGCGGATTGACTGCGGAGAAGAAGGCGACCTTTTTGGAAATGAGCATCCCGGCAGCTACACCGGACAGCGTGACGTGTGACAAGCCATCTGCCATCATCGACAAGCGACGAACAATGAGAAACGTACCCAAAATCGGGCAGATCAGACCAATTAAAAGCCCTGAAAACAGGGTATACCGCAAAAAGTCATACTGCCACCAATCAGCAAGCATGTGCACATTCCTTCTTTCTTACCTATTTCTATTTACAAGCTTAATGATGATGAGACAGCAGCCTGACCGAATCACCGTACATACTTTGCAAGATTTTTTCTTGGTTATGCTCAAAATCGTGCGCTGTTCCGTGGAAGTGAATTTTCTTCTGCACACAAGCCACCTTGGTCACCCATTGTGACATAACTCCCACATCGTGGCTGACGATCATCATCGTCAATCCGTTCTCTTCCTTCAGCGAACGAAGCAAACTATAAAACTGATCGATCGATTCCTGATCGACCCCGACTGTTGGCTCATCGAGGATCAACAGCTCCGGTTCAGCTACGAGAGCTCGCGCTATGAATACGCGCTGCAATTGCCCACCGGACAAGTTGCCGATGCGTTGATCCAGCTTTTCCAGCAAGCCGACTCGCTCCACCGCACCCCGAACACTCTCATGATGCTGTTTCGTTAGTCTGCGAAAAAGACCCACTTTGCCGACCAATCCAGATGACACAACTTCTCGCACCGTAGCTGGAAATCCACCCGCTCCATGCGCGACCTGTTGCGCGACGTATCCAATGCGATTCCATTCACGAAACTTGGATAGTGGTTGTCCAAACAGCTCCACCGTCCCTTTGTTTGGCGTCAACAGACCCAAAATCAGCTTCATTAGCGTAGATTTCCCTGATCCATTCGGCCCGACGATTCCCACAAAGTCTCCGCGCTCCAGTGTGAATTCGACCTCATCGAGAACCTGTTTGTCTTCATATTGAAAGGAGACGCCTGTGAGCTTAATGACGGGCACCTCTTGTTTATGTGGTTCCATGAAATATCCATCCCTTAAATCGGATTTGTTCTTATTTGATTCCCTTCATCGTACTACGATTTTGCCCGAACCACAAGCATCCTACTAACGAAAAAATGCCGCCTGGCAAGCGACATCTTTTCGAGGGAAAGTTTATTGAAGTGCAGTCTTTAATGTATTCATATTGTCGCGCATGATAGACAAGTAATCACGACCCGCCGCTACATCGTCTTCTGTCAAACCTTCCAACGGATTGAGCGTAGCCGTCTTCACGCCAGCTTCCTTCGCAATCACTTCCGCTACCTTCGGAGAAACCAATGTCTCGAACAGCACATAAGAAATGTTGTGTTCTTTTACATGCTCCACCAAGCTCTTCAACTCTGTTGTGGATGGCTCATCAGAAGGATTGACCCCAGAGATCGCTACTTGCTCCAGCCCGTATCGTTTTGCCATATAGCTGAATGCGCTATGAGAAACCATGAATTCTTTCTTCGGCGCTTGCGTAACCATATCTTTGAACTCTTTATCCAGCTGTTCCAGATCTGTTGCTAATTGTGTGTAGTTCTTCTCGTAATCCGTAGCATGCGCTTGATCCTTTTGCACGAGCGTATTTTTTACCTTCTCCGCCTGTGCCTTCAGTTGCATCGGATCGAGCCATACATGAGGGTCCAGATCCCCGTGGTCATGCCCTGCTTCTTCTGAGTGTTCTTCTCCCTCATGCTCAGATGCACGAATCAGCTCGAGACCTTCCGTCGCATTAATAATCGTTGTCTTGTTTTTGTCGAGGTTGGTTACAGCCTTCTCTACCCACAGCTCCAAGCCGCTACCGTTATAGGCGAAGATATCTGCTCCAGACAGCGCGACCATGTCTTTTGCGGTTGGCTCGAAGTCGTGGGGCTCTACTCCAGCGGGAACCAGATTCGTTACCTCCACATGGTCACCGCCGATCCGCTTCGCTACATATTCCAAGGGATAAATCGTCGTGTATACTTTTGGTTTCCCGGACGCGTCGCTGCCAGTTTGCGGAGGCCCAGCCGTTTCGTTCGCTGCTCCACATCCCACTAACCCCACTGCCGTAATGAAACTTAGGGCTGCCAACATGACTCTTTTCATCTATATTTCCTCCTGCTCCAATTCAAAATGATTCCGATTTACGTTCTCGTCGTTTTTCATTATACGGAGAGGCGCCCAAAAAGTAAATAGGATTTATTCCGATTTAAAAATCATACGTTTGCATCTTCTCTCCCAGCTTCACAATTTCCCCATCTCATTATGATAAAATATTTGGCAGGAGGTATGTCCAAGATGAAGCGTAAATCATGGTTAGCCATTACTTTTATCACCGCAGCACTGCTTACTGGCTGTGGCTCTACTGATCAAGCTGAACAGAATCATAGCGATCACACGCAGCACGCCCCCAATGGAGATTTGCAGGAATTGACTGCTTCCGCTGATCAGCTACCGAAATTTTTAGACAACCAAGACCCTGTCATTATCGAATCCTACAAAGTTGCCGCAGCAAACCGTGAGCTGCTCAAATCCATTCCATGCTATTGTGGTTGTGGTGAAAGTGCTGGACACGGACATAATGGCAACTGCTTTATCAAAGAAGAAAAGTCTGATGGCTCCATTGTCTGGGATGACCACGGCACTCGCTGCGGCGTATGCATGGAAATCGCTGTTATTTCCGGCAAGCTGAGTGCAGAAGGCAAATCTACAAAAGAAATTCGTAACTACATAGACCAAACCTATGGGCAAGGCTACGGAAAACCAACTCCTACCCCGATGCCTTCCTAAAACATATAACAAGACTTCCCGACGAGGAAGTCTTTCTTTTTTCCCTTTTATGGAATAGAATGATGCATAGATATTCGAGGTATCGAAATCCGAGGTATAAGGAGGTCGCTATGGCAGTCAATAAGGAATTGATGAAAGGCAGTACGGTCATTCTCATTCTTACCTTGCTGGAACAAAAGGAAATGTACGGCTATGAGATGATCAAGACGATGGAAACTAGCTCGAACGGTGTGCTGTCTCTCAAGGAAGGCACCCTCTATCCCATTCTTCATACCCTTGAGTCTGAAGGAAAGGTCGAGGCGTTTTGGAGCGAAGGGGAAGGAGAGCGAAAACGCAAATACTATCAAATCACCCGCGAAGGCAAGAAGCATCTCAAAGAGAAAAAACAGGAGTGGGAGTCTTTTCGTACCGCTGTTGACTCCGTGTTGGGAGGGCAGGCTACATGAACGAAAACAAGCGAACTGCCTATTACATAAAAAAAGTCTGCGATCAGATCAAAAACAAAGAGGTTCATCCAGCCATTACGCTAGAGTTGGAGAATCATTTCGCCGAAAAGATCGAGGATTATCGTGAGGCTGGATATAAGGAAGATGAAGCGACTCGGATTGCGATTGCGGAGATGGGTGATCCTGTCGATGTAGGACGTCACCTCCATCAGGCGCATAAACCGCGGATGGAGTGGGGAATTGTTTCGATTGTGGGAATCCTACTCGCTATCGGGCTGGTTACCCTGTATTCTCTTCATATTGCGGAAGATAATCGTAATTTGATCGGGCGACAACTGGTCGGAATCATAATCGGAACAGTCGTCCTCGTGGCGATTCTCTTTTGGGATTACAGTAAATTAAAGAGATATAGTAAGATTCTGTATTTCGGCACGATGATCTTACTCCTTTATACACTGCTCGCAGGGAGACCTATAGCCGGTATCCAGTATCTGAATATCGGAGATTCTCCACTCCATTTTATTGGAATTAGCCCCTTCCTGTTCATCGTAGCCCTCGCAGGAATTTTCACAGAGTGGAAGGAGCACAAACGCTACACCATCGTAAAACTGATTTCGTACTTCCTGCCCCCTTGCCTGCTTCTCACGTTGGGCGAATACGAATTTGCCGTTTTCCTATATGTCGGTGGCTACATCGCGCTCGTGATTGCCGCTAAGCCTAAAAAGCTTGTTAAACTGAGCCTCCTCTCTATGGTTTTCGCGTGTGTAGGAGGAACGGTTTACCTGTTCGCTAAACCTTATCAGCTAGATCGTCTTTTTTACATCCTGAATACGTATCTCGAACCGGATGGAAGAGACTATATCACCACTCAATCCTTGAACGCCATCCAGTCAGCTACCTTATGGGGTCAAGGCTTCGGTGCCTCTCTAGATGCATTGCCCGCCCTTGAGTCTGACTATATTTTTGCCTACATGGTGTATATCTTTGGACCAATTGTAGGGATAGCCTTTTTCATTCTGGGCGTTATGCTGCTGCTTCGTTTGCTCCATGCCATCAGAAAAGTAAAAGATGTATACGGGTCCTTGCTGTTATCCGGTATGATTGTACTCTTTTTCACGCCGTTTTTCTGGAGTATTTTCATGACTGTCGGTCTGGTTCCACCTATCACTGTGAATCTACCATTCGTTGGCTTTGGAATCGTGCATACCGTATTGCAAATGGCCTTGATAGGACTCGTCTTGAACATTTACCGACGAAAAGACATCCAGCCTTTGACCAAAGCCTCCTAATAGAAAAAGGGAGTAAAGCCCCTACGCTCTACTCCCTTTTTGCATTTTATCAAACGGCCCTTAAGCAGGCGCTACCGCAAGCATGCGTTCCAACGAAGCACGTGCCGCATCAGCAACATCTGTTGGCACAAAAATCTCCGGCTTCATATTCTCCAGCGCCTCAACGCACTTTTTCAGGTTGTTCACCTTCATATTCGGGCAAACGAGGTACTTGGAAGCGAAAATGAACGTTTTGTCCGGGCTGTCCTTTTCCAGCATGTAACGTGTGCCGTCTTCCGTTCCGATAATAAACTCTTTGCGCGAAGACTCACGGCAATATTTCAAAATTCCGGTCGTGGAACCAACGTAGTCAGCTAGAGATACCACTTCTGGGCGACACTCCGGATGAACGACAACTACAGCCTCAGGGTGTTGCTGCTTCAACGTCATGATGTCTTCTACAGACAGTTGGTCATGCGTATTGCAGTACCCTTCCCAAATAATCATTTTCTTGTCCGTGAATTGGGATACATAGTGGCCGAGGTTTTTGTCCGGCACCCAAATGATCTCATCGCTGTCGATCGACTCGATCACGCGCTTCGCGTTGGACGACGTACAGCAGATATAGGTTTCGGCTTTAACATCCGCAGAAGTATTGATGTAAGCCACTACCTTTGCATCTGGATGCTGTGCTTTGAGCTTGCGTAGTCCGTCTACGTTCACCATGTCCGCCATCGGACAGCCAGCCCGTTCATCGGGAATAATGACGGTCTTCTGGGGATTGAGAATTTTTGCACTTTCTCCCATAAAATGAACCCCACAGAACAAAATCACATCGGCATCCGTTTCTTTTGCTTTCTGTGCCAATCCAAAGGAATCGCCAATGAAGTCAGCGACCTCCTGAATCTCGGGACGTTGATAAAAGTGAGCAAGAATGATGGCATTACGCTCTTTCTTCAGCTGCAGCAGTCGTTCACGTAACTCAGCGTTGCGCTGGGCTTTTTTTTCTAACGCTAAAGCGTCCATGGAAAAAATCCCCCTACGGTGGTGTCATAATTTACGGTCATTGTAAGCGTATAACCTCCCCTTGTCAACGTGGTACATTTTGAACAAAAAAAGCAGAAACCGGCCTGTACAGACGCAGCTTCTGCTTTTTCATTCTCTTACTCGCCTTTTTCTCCGAGGACGCGCTCCCGAATAAAGCGGGCTACGCCTTCCTCATTATGGTGTGGGGCGATATATTTGGCTACCTGCTTGATCTCGTCAGAAGCGTTTTCCATTGCGACGGAATATCCTGCGCCTGTTAACGCCTCACGATCGTTTTCGGCATCGCCAAATGCCATCACTTTCTCCGGGGAGATTCCCCATTTCTCACAGAAGTATTGAAGCCCTTCCCATTTGGAAACCCCTTGAGGAATTACTTCGACATTCTGCTTGCCGGATGAAGTGATAGTCACTTGCTCGCTCCAAGGCTTTAGCTGCTCTTTCACCCACTCCAGACGATCCGGGTCTTGATGCCAGACGAAGAACTTGACGATTTCTACTTCCCCGGACTCTACTTTTTCCAGTACTTCTGCCAAAGGCTCTACGCGTGCGAGTCTGTAATAAGGAAAACTCAAAATCGAGAATCCTTCTACAGATGCGTCCTCACTCATGGTCGCTTCCAAACATTCACGGTCTTCTTTGATCATCCAGCGATTGCTATTCGTATCATGAAGCTCATAATAAATCGTTTCTTGCCTCAGTGCATGGATCGCACCGATTACCATCTCAGTGGGAAGGAGCCATTGACGGACCAGCGTGCCATCCCCCTCGAAAACAGTGCCGCCATTGCTACAGACATAGCCGTCAAAAGGAAAGGAATCAATCGGAATTTGAGCGGAGCCATACATCCTGCCCGTAGACAAAACGAGTTTGCAGCCTTGCTGTTGTAATTGGCGAAGTGCTTCTTTCGTTCCTTCTGTCAGCTTTGAATCGTGAGTCAGTAAGGTTCCATCCATATCAAATGCAGCCATGCCCGGTGTAAGCAACATATCCAATCCCTCTCATTCGCTTTGGATTTGCCTTTGAGTCAACATAGTGGAGGAGAAGAAAAAGCGCAGTTCTCTTCGACTCTGACACGCCAGCAGGGGGATTCACTGGCCGTCTCCACTTAAAAAAGGGGACCGTCGAGCCAAAGCCACCCTACGGGCGGAAGTTTCTCAAGGAAGAAGTGTTCGACAGGCGTGGTCCCCTTTTTTAAGTTCCGACTGGGGTGGCCTGTCAAGGTCTACGAGCCCTGCGCTTTTTCTTCTCACCAGCTTTATTGGTTCATCGACACCTTTTAAAAACGTAACCTAATACTTTCCGATATTGCAAAAAAGGGCACCAGAGGCGCCCTTATTGTTTCGGTTCTTCGTTTGTATCTTCTTTTACTTCTTCTTTTACTTCTTCTTTTACTTCTTCTTTTACTTCTTCTTTTACTTCTTCCAGCTTCGGTTGAATGTTCACGACCACATCTTTATTTGCGTCCGGATCGTTATCCATTTTACCTGTTTCGATCAATTGCTTGATCTGCTCAGAATCAAGAGTCTCGACACGGAGCAGCGTGTTCGCAATCAGATCGAGCTGATCACGGTGCGTCGTAAGCAATTCTGTACACTTCGCATAGCACTCGTTGATAATATTTTGCATTTCCTGATCGATCTCGTACGCAATCTGATCGGAGTAGTTACGCTCATTGCCATAGTCGCGGCCCAGGAATACTTGACCTTGACTCTTACCGAACTGCATAGGTCCGAGCTTGCTCATTCCGTATTCGGTAATCATGCTGCGAGCGATAGCAGTCGCGCGTTGGAAGTCATTATGTGCCCCGGTACTAATATCCCCAAGCACCAATTCCTCCGCAACACGTCCCCCCAACAGACCGACGATTTTGTCGAGCAAGTCCGTTTTGGTAGCAAAGAAACGGTCTTCCTTCGGCAGCATCACGGTGTATCCACCAGCTTGGCCGCGCGGAATGATTGTTACCTTATGTACCATTTCTGCATTTCTCAGGTGGTATCCGATGATCGTATGACCAGCTTCGTGGAAGGCAACCAGACGGCGCTCGTCTTCGCTCACTACGCGAGACTTCTTCGCTGGACCTGCAATCACGCGGTCAATCGCTTCATCTACTTCCGTCATCGTGATTTGCTTTTTGTTTCTGCGGGCAGTCAAGAGAGCCGCTTCATTCAGCAGGTTCTCCAAATCTGCGCCCGTGAAGCCCGATGTACCACGAGCAATCACGTCCAGCTTCACGTCTTCGCCAATCGGCTTGTTGCGGGCATGAACCTTGAGCACCGCTTCACGGCCTTTGATATCAGGACGATCAACTGTAATTTGACGGTCAAAACGTCCCGGACGCAAGAGAGCCGGGTCGAGAATGTCAGGTCGGTTGGTCGCAGCAATCATGATGATTCCTTCGTTTCCACCAAAACCGTCCATCTCTACGAGCAACTGGTTGAGAGTTTGCTCGCGTTCGTCGTGGCCGCCGCCGAGTCCAGCTCCGCGTTGACGACCCACGGCGTCAATCTCGTCAATAAAGATAATGCAAGGAGCATTTTTCTTCGCATTTTCAAACAGGTCACGTACGCGGGATGCACCCACCCCAACGAACATTTCCACGAAGTCAGAACCGGAGATACTGAAGAACGGTACACCAGCTTCGCCTGCAACAGCGCGAGCGAGCAAAGTTTTACCTGTACCCGGAGGTCCTACAAGCAGCACCCCTTTTGGAATACGAGCGCCAACCGCATTGAACTTACGGTTGTCTTTCAGGAAATCAACGACTTCCTCCAGCTCCGCCTTTTCTTCGTCTGCTCCTGCTACATCGTCAAATGTAACGCGTTTCTTCTCTTCGTTGTAAAGCTTCGCGCGGCTTTTACCGAAGTTCATGACTCGGCTTCCGCCACCTTGTGCGTTGTTCAGAAGAAAGAAAAACAGGATGAAGATGATGACAAAAGGAATGATAGAAGTCAAGAACGTGAGCCAAATGCTATTGCCCTCCGCAGGATTGAACGCTACATTCTTCACCTTTTGCGCATCGATTTTCTCTTCGACTACCTTAACAACATCTGAGTCATACAAAGGAACATTGGTAAAAAATTTGTTGCTTTCCTGTCCCGGAATAGCTTTTGCCAACGTACCCTCGACCCTGTAAGTACCATTCTCTGGTCGAAGCGCCAACTCAGTGACGTTGTCAGCTTTTAGCTGTATCCGGAATTCCTGATATGTAAGTTTCCCAACCTTATCAGTACCGGAGAGGATGAAATTCACGATCCCGACCGTGACAAGAAAAATCAGTAGGTAGAACCCGGTATTACGAAAAAAGCGATTCATTCCTTACCTCCTCTCACGAACAGACACTTTTCACATTTTATCATAGAAAGCACGGTCTCCACAACAAACCTACTTTGTGTAGACCTCAGGCTTCAATACACCGATATAAGGAAGATTACGGTAGTGCTCGTCATAGTCCAAGCCGTATCCCACAACGAATTCGTCTGGAACATCGTATCCCTTATAGTCTGGTGAAATATCCACCTTGCGACGCTCTGGTTTGTTCAAGAGAGTCACCACTTTTACGGAAGCAGCTTCCCGATGGCGCAACAGCTCTACCAAGCGGCTCAGCGTCAGACCGCTGTCCATGATGTCTTCTACAACCAGCACGTGTCTGTTTTGCACAGATGTATCGAGATCCTTCAAGATTTTCACCATGCCAGAGGACTCTGTTCCACTTCCGTAGCTGGAAACAGCCATGAAATCCATTTCGCACGGAATATCCATGTGACGGATCAGATCAGCCATGAAAACGACCGCGCCTTTCAGCACGCAGATAACCAATGGATTTTTATCCTTGTATTCTGCAGCCAGCGTCTTGCCTAATTCTTGAACTTTTACCGCAATATCCTCTTCTGATAGCAAAATCTTCTCGATGTCTTGATTCATGAAAAAACCTCCCGCCAATCTTCTCCAAACTCTACCCGCACGTGTAGAAAACGCCTGGTCTGTCCATTGACAGGCGCTACGGCGGAACGGCGCACACCTGGTACCAAAATCACCTCATCGCCCGCCGTCAAAAGCGGAAGTTTGTCACGCCATGCTCGCGGAAATTTGGCATCAATCAATAAATCCTTCAACTTCTTTCCATCTGCTGAGCCAAACAGGGTGATGCGGTCTCCAGGTTTTCGGTTACGCAAATACAGCGATCCTGGCAACTGTTCGGCATCAAAGACCGCTTCATTCGCCGGGAGTCGCTCCCAATCCATGGGACCTTCCAGGTAAGTAATATGTACCGTGGCCTTGCTCTCGTCGACCCAGGTTACACCGGGAACGGCGAGCTCGTAACTATACGTATGTATGCGATCCTGTCGCTTTCTACGACGAAAAGTGATTCGCTCGTACACCCGGTCGACTACCAGGTCATTCGGCAAATGCAATTCCGCTGAAGGGCGACTTCCCCCTAGCATGTGCAAAACGGTCTCCACATGTTGCGAAGACCATTCGGTATGTTTTGAGAGATAACTTAATATTAGAGTAATCATTCTCCTTTGTAAAGCAACGTCACAAGTTTGAAACTTGTCATTGTCCATCAAAAATGCTTCAGGTTTTTTCTCAATCGTTACCTCTTTCAAATGCTCAATCGCCAGCCTCATTAAAAGCGCTTCGTCCTGTCGGATTGCCTCTGCAGTAGCCAAGATATGCTCCCGATACTTGTCATTCACCTTTTCTAATAAGGGCATGACATCCAAACGCAGAAGATTGCGCGTATACTTGCGCGATTGGTTGCTGCTATCCTCACGGGGGACAAGTTGATGTTCCCGACAGTAGCCTTCCAGTTCTTGACGCGTTTTATGCAAGAGCGGGCGCACGAGCTCAATCGGGCAATCCGCAAGCATTCTTCGCTTCGGCATCCCTGTCAGTCCATGCAACCTGCTGCCTCGCACAAAACGAAAAAGAATCGTTTCCACCTGATCGTCAGCATGATGGGCCAATGCCAGTTTGGTCGCCCCTTGCGCTAAGCCTACCTCTCGATACAGTCGATAGCGAATGTCGCGACTCGCTTCTTGCCCGCCCAGTCCCGTTTTTTCCATATAAGCGGGGAC
The window above is part of the Brevibacillus antibioticus genome. Proteins encoded here:
- the hpt gene encoding hypoxanthine phosphoribosyltransferase encodes the protein MNQDIEKILLSEEDIAVKVQELGKTLAAEYKDKNPLVICVLKGAVVFMADLIRHMDIPCEMDFMAVSSYGSGTESSGMVKILKDLDTSVQNRHVLVVEDIMDSGLTLSRLVELLRHREAASVKVVTLLNKPERRKVDISPDYKGYDVPDEFVVGYGLDYDEHYRNLPYIGVLKPEVYTK
- the tilS gene encoding tRNA lysidine(34) synthetase TilS: MLASVRNEIESEGLLLPGETIVVGISGGNDSTALLHILASLNKQYQYNWKLHAVHLNHGFRGEEARQDALYAEELCRKLSVAFHLFEYDVPAYMEKTGLGGQEASRDIRYRLYREVGLAQGATKLALAHHADDQVETILFRFVRGSRLHGLTGMPKRRMLADCPIELVRPLLHKTRQELEGYCREHQLVPREDSSNQSRKYTRNLLRLDVMPLLEKVNDKYREHILATAEAIRQDEALLMRLAIEHLKEVTIEKKPEAFLMDNDKFQTCDVALQRRMITLILSYLSKHTEWSSQHVETVLHMLGGSRPSAELHLPNDLVVDRVYERITFRRRKRQDRIHTYSYELAVPGVTWVDESKATVHITYLEGPMDWERLPANEAVFDAEQLPGSLYLRNRKPGDRITLFGSADGKKLKDLLIDAKFPRAWRDKLPLLTAGDEVILVPGVRRSAVAPVNGQTRRFLHVRVEFGEDWREVFS